Proteins from a genomic interval of Sinobacterium caligoides:
- a CDS encoding VPLPA-CTERM sorting domain-containing protein: protein MTMNKILLILLTSLTAVNAGATVYLDNPGPPEEGDLVLKSTDQHTFSYIFEEDYSGIVNIGVSNEGDTGVISILDVFSIFDPSLHLNSDAEMDTSNYVNSNFENGTTGEIFGFEFNALAGEALEFDWVFSSFDYAVFNDFAFVEISGLDYQVLAEVSGSEVPVPGAAWLFGSALLGLVSLKRRKNS from the coding sequence ATGACCATGAATAAAATCTTGCTAATCTTGCTTACATCTCTAACCGCTGTCAACGCAGGCGCGACGGTATATCTTGATAATCCTGGGCCTCCAGAGGAAGGGGATCTAGTGCTTAAGTCGACTGACCAGCATACATTTTCTTATATCTTTGAAGAAGATTACAGTGGAATAGTTAATATTGGGGTCAGCAATGAAGGTGATACCGGCGTGATCTCAATTCTAGATGTTTTTTCGATTTTCGATCCCTCTCTGCATTTGAATTCGGATGCGGAAATGGATACATCTAATTATGTTAACAGTAATTTTGAGAATGGAACCACTGGGGAAATATTCGGCTTTGAATTTAATGCTCTAGCCGGAGAGGCTTTAGAGTTTGACTGGGTTTTTAGTAGTTTTGACTACGCTGTTTTTAACGACTTCGCTTTCGTTGAAATTAGCGGCCTAGATTATCAGGTGCTTGCGGAAGTATCTGGCTCTGAAGTCCCCGTTCCCGGTGCAGCTTGGTTGTTTGGTTCTGCGTTGTTAGGGTTGGTTTCGCTGAAGCGCCGAAAAAATAGCTAA
- a CDS encoding GFA family protein, whose amino-acid sequence MKIESVMINGSCQCGSVKYEISGTVGGIVHCRCKTCRKAHGSAFSSVASVQDCDFILFGKDNLTSYESSTGKYRYFCLNCGSQIYAKRADTSHIVLRLGSLDSDIESAEKEHIWTSQKANWYCINSQLPEREESE is encoded by the coding sequence ATGAAGATCGAGAGCGTGATGATTAATGGAAGTTGCCAATGTGGTTCAGTGAAATATGAAATATCTGGCACGGTTGGAGGCATAGTTCATTGCCGTTGTAAGACGTGTAGAAAGGCCCACGGAAGTGCATTCTCGAGCGTTGCTTCTGTTCAAGATTGTGATTTCATTTTGTTTGGTAAAGATAATTTGACATCGTATGAGTCATCTACAGGAAAATATCGATATTTTTGTTTGAATTGTGGCTCTCAAATTTATGCAAAAAGAGCCGATACCTCTCATATTGTTCTGAGGCTTGGTTCTCTCGATAGTGATATCGAGTCGGCAGAGAAAGAGCATATATGGACATCACAAAAAGCTAATTGGTATTGTATTAACTCGCAATTACCAGAGCGTGAAGAGTCTGAATGA
- a CDS encoding DUF6037 family protein yields MAYYSIDVFFFIDDKPFVLLFGVKAANFSFEVEVGKGFAIDPQLDPATYKNLCAALGLKYDPENPFKPFDFFKEFNKSIPGQAASSQKADPHDVVIYRPDVDEADKVYFLKWRDNTKRGENVQSVNLDKTSKLLGEKAYARCRQKNISSCWTDQKKLAKIVTPP; encoded by the coding sequence ATGGCGTATTATTCTATCGATGTATTCTTCTTTATAGATGATAAGCCATTTGTTCTGCTGTTTGGTGTCAAAGCTGCTAACTTCAGTTTTGAGGTCGAAGTGGGAAAAGGTTTTGCTATAGATCCACAGCTAGATCCTGCTACTTATAAGAATTTATGTGCAGCTCTTGGGTTAAAGTATGATCCCGAGAACCCTTTCAAGCCATTTGATTTCTTCAAAGAATTTAATAAGTCCATCCCTGGCCAGGCAGCTTCATCTCAAAAAGCCGACCCGCATGATGTTGTAATCTATCGACCAGATGTAGATGAGGCTGATAAAGTGTATTTCTTAAAATGGAGAGACAACACAAAGCGCGGCGAAAACGTTCAAAGTGTTAACCTCGACAAAACAAGTAAGCTTCTTGGGGAAAAAGCTTATGCTCGGTGCAGACAAAAGAACATTAGTAGTTGTTGGACAGATCAGAAAAAGCTGGCAAAAATAGTAACTCCGCCGTGA
- a CDS encoding arsenic resistance protein gives MVGRTLVLLIAGMILLGVAPCTAMVFVWSQLTRGDANYTVAQVAVNDLIMIVAFAPIAALLLGVTDIAVPWDTLLLSVALFVIIPLGAGAFSRQRLLTKNPDGIRSSTKIDRLSRRLKPLSILGLIGTVVLLFDFQAETILANPVDIALIAVPLLLQTYLIFFITYRWLQRRGQPHTIAAPGGMIGASNFFELAVAVAISLFGIHSGAALATVVGVLVEVPVMLSLVAFANRDRQRYEAAVATRQHSLETY, from the coding sequence ATGGTTGGCCGAACATTAGTGTTGTTGATCGCCGGTATGATTTTGCTGGGTGTCGCTCCCTGCACCGCGATGGTCTTTGTCTGGAGTCAGCTGACCCGTGGCGATGCCAACTACACCGTCGCCCAGGTGGCGGTCAACGATCTGATCATGATCGTGGCTTTTGCGCCAATCGCCGCGCTATTGCTCGGCGTCACCGACATCGCGGTCCCGTGGGATACCCTGTTGCTCTCCGTGGCGCTGTTTGTCATCATCCCCCTCGGCGCCGGCGCCTTCAGTCGCCAGCGACTATTGACCAAGAACCCAGATGGCATTCGCTCAAGCACCAAGATCGACCGCCTCAGCCGCCGCCTCAAGCCACTCTCTATCCTGGGGCTAATAGGCACCGTGGTGTTACTTTTCGACTTTCAGGCCGAGACCATCCTGGCCAACCCGGTGGACATTGCCCTGATCGCGGTGCCGCTGTTATTGCAGACCTATCTGATCTTCTTCATCACCTACCGCTGGCTACAGCGCCGCGGCCAGCCCCATACCATTGCCGCCCCCGGCGGTATGATTGGCGCCTCCAACTTCTTCGAGCTGGCGGTAGCGGTGGCGATCAGCTTGTTCGGCATCCACTCCGGTGCCGCTCTGGCCACCGTTGTCGGCGTACTCGTCGAAGTACCGGTAATGCTATCGCTGGTAGCCTTCGCCAACCGCGATCGCCAGCGCTACGAGGCCGCTGTTGCTACTCGTCAGCATTCGTTAGAAACCTATTAA
- the trxA gene encoding thioredoxin has protein sequence MAKYIELTNDNFDATTNNGVSLIDFWAPWCGPCRMMAPTIEELAEDFDGQASICKINADTQQDLLSKFGIKSVPTIILMKHGEPLETIQGACSKNKLTDAINALLID, from the coding sequence ATGGCTAAATATATAGAGCTAACTAATGATAACTTTGACGCCACAACAAACAATGGTGTGTCATTGATCGACTTTTGGGCACCTTGGTGTGGCCCTTGTCGAATGATGGCACCAACAATCGAAGAGTTAGCTGAGGACTTTGATGGTCAAGCTAGCATTTGTAAAATAAACGCTGACACACAACAGGATTTACTTTCTAAATTTGGCATTAAGTCTGTTCCAACGATTATTTTAATGAAACACGGGGAACCTCTTGAAACAATACAAGGTGCCTGCTCTAAAAATAAATTAACAGATGCAATAAATGCATTGTTAATAGATTAA
- a CDS encoding ABC transporter substrate-binding protein: protein MFKQLLLGLAIFITTGTLSAAEIDKTQPYIMMKQVSKQTFERLKSDQDIIHKSPDHIKVIVEQELMPYFNEKYAALKLLGPNLKGAKRDDVAKFIASYRTYIVSAYAQFLTQYTKQEIEFIQEPLDASETITSMKVAMIDTSKPDINFEFKLRKDKKTGEWKAFGIITEGAGLLSSRQSEWSNQLRQYGILAVAKDLEELAARPIRFESEDTLTQNNDDEYLMGKTRFSVNIT, encoded by the coding sequence ATGTTTAAGCAGTTACTACTGGGCCTGGCGATATTTATTACCACGGGGACGTTGAGCGCAGCTGAGATAGATAAAACACAGCCATATATAATGATGAAACAGGTGTCTAAACAAACCTTCGAACGATTAAAATCAGACCAGGATATCATTCACAAAAGTCCTGACCATATAAAAGTTATCGTTGAACAAGAGCTAATGCCCTACTTCAACGAAAAATATGCAGCATTAAAACTACTAGGCCCCAATTTAAAAGGCGCTAAACGCGATGATGTCGCTAAGTTTATCGCCTCTTATCGTACCTATATCGTGAGCGCTTATGCGCAATTTTTAACTCAGTACACTAAGCAGGAGATTGAATTTATCCAAGAGCCGCTAGACGCGAGCGAGACGATTACGAGCATGAAAGTAGCTATGATTGATACATCAAAGCCCGATATCAATTTTGAGTTTAAACTGCGTAAAGATAAAAAAACGGGGGAATGGAAGGCTTTTGGTATTATCACTGAGGGAGCTGGCTTACTTTCCAGCAGGCAGTCAGAATGGAGCAACCAATTACGTCAATACGGCATCCTGGCTGTCGCTAAAGATCTTGAGGAGCTAGCTGCTAGACCTATTCGCTTCGAGAGTGAAGACACATTAACTCAGAACAATGACGATGAATATCTGATGGGCAAAACTCGCTTCTCTGTGAACATTACGTAG
- a CDS encoding MaoC/PaaZ C-terminal domain-containing protein, whose amino-acid sequence MSNCYFEDAVVGYITEGHLHEVTESEIIEFAKTWDPMPFHIDLFAAKESPYKGLTASGAHVYSIFVKLAHKQERKMAVIAALGVESMKFNNPVRPDDVLHLVGECIAARESASKSDRGISTFEFKVVNQSGLTVLELKQPLLLAKRSSGLDVFSKA is encoded by the coding sequence ATGAGTAATTGTTATTTTGAAGATGCTGTAGTTGGTTATATCACAGAGGGGCACCTGCACGAAGTAACTGAAAGCGAGATTATTGAATTCGCGAAAACATGGGACCCAATGCCTTTTCATATAGATTTGTTCGCAGCAAAAGAATCACCTTACAAGGGCTTAACAGCATCAGGTGCACACGTGTACTCAATTTTTGTTAAGCTTGCACACAAACAAGAGAGGAAAATGGCGGTCATTGCGGCTCTTGGCGTAGAAAGTATGAAATTTAATAATCCAGTTAGGCCAGACGATGTATTGCACTTAGTTGGTGAGTGTATTGCTGCTCGTGAGTCAGCATCTAAGTCAGACCGAGGAATTTCAACTTTCGAGTTTAAAGTTGTCAATCAGTCAGGTTTAACTGTTTTGGAATTAAAGCAGCCTTTATTGTTGGCAAAAAGAAGTAGCGGCTTAGATGTGTTTTCAAAGGCTTAA
- a CDS encoding GNAT family N-acetyltransferase: protein MGVWKALILPDGWAPITTYFCMKSGAILGSVRVRHGSNEYIENVIGHIGYETRPAARGKGVASFLLAWVRDYVVPDSAIVTCSIDNSASQKVIENCGGVYLGNYTDESEGTVMRYRLART from the coding sequence ATGGGTGTCTGGAAAGCTCTTATACTACCTGACGGTTGGGCTCCAATAACAACTTACTTTTGTATGAAGTCCGGTGCAATTCTTGGTTCAGTTAGAGTTCGCCATGGTTCAAATGAGTATATTGAAAACGTCATAGGTCATATTGGCTATGAAACTAGACCAGCAGCTCGTGGTAAAGGAGTCGCCTCATTTCTTCTCGCTTGGGTTCGTGACTATGTTGTACCTGACTCAGCTATTGTTACCTGTTCAATCGACAACTCAGCATCACAAAAGGTCATCGAAAACTGTGGCGGTGTGTATCTGGGCAACTACACAGATGAAAGTGAGGGTACAGTAATGCGCTACCGTTTGGCACGCACATAA
- a CDS encoding GNAT family N-acetyltransferase — protein MVFEKVTLEGNHVRLEPLSKVHRGELIEAISDGELWNLFVTLVPRIEDVDEFIESAISAHESGDGLAFATIDKISGRVIGSTRFMKANLQNKRVEIGFTFIAKSYQKTKMNTEAKLLMFTHAFEVLSLNRVELLTDYLNTTSRSAILRLGAKEEGILRNHMVMPDGRVRDSVMFSVTNHEWAGVKQNLLFKLATK, from the coding sequence ATGGTATTTGAGAAAGTAACACTTGAAGGTAATCATGTTCGACTAGAGCCTCTATCTAAGGTTCACCGTGGGGAACTAATAGAAGCAATTTCTGACGGTGAACTATGGAATTTGTTTGTTACTTTGGTTCCTCGAATTGAAGATGTTGATGAATTTATTGAGAGTGCCATTTCAGCTCATGAGAGTGGAGATGGATTAGCGTTTGCAACTATTGATAAAATATCCGGTCGAGTTATTGGCTCAACTCGGTTTATGAAGGCTAATCTGCAAAATAAGCGCGTAGAGATAGGGTTTACTTTTATTGCTAAGTCATATCAAAAAACTAAGATGAATACTGAAGCTAAATTATTAATGTTTACGCATGCTTTTGAAGTATTGAGTTTAAATCGAGTTGAGCTTTTAACTGATTACCTGAATACTACCTCACGCAGTGCGATTCTTCGTCTTGGGGCCAAAGAAGAAGGTATTCTTCGTAATCACATGGTTATGCCTGATGGTAGAGTCAGAGATTCAGTAATGTTCAGTGTTACAAATCATGAGTGGGCAGGTGTTAAACAAAACCTGCTTTTTAAATTGGCAACGAAATAA
- a CDS encoding VPLPA-CTERM sorting domain-containing protein, with product MLKKTLFFSFFSFLSFNASSAIVNADFEVVVSGGTFDGVIGTGTIQYDDVDIGFLPDGDSPAGVQYGQIDISLTVFGQTFTQEDEAAQGVPDDLNYPYVYVGGPNSPITGVNWGIFEANAFPDEIYRDTEITQSGIAGLELLTDFTLRNDGVYTGQLTVNEYSAVPIPAAAWLFGSALVGLAGIKRRK from the coding sequence ATGCTCAAGAAAACACTGTTTTTTTCGTTTTTTTCGTTTTTATCATTTAATGCAAGTTCGGCAATTGTTAATGCTGATTTTGAGGTAGTTGTTTCAGGTGGCACCTTTGATGGAGTCATAGGCACTGGAACAATCCAGTACGATGATGTAGATATTGGCTTTTTACCAGATGGCGACTCCCCTGCTGGAGTGCAATATGGACAGATCGATATTTCATTGACTGTTTTTGGACAAACATTCACTCAAGAAGATGAGGCTGCGCAGGGAGTGCCTGACGACCTTAATTATCCTTACGTATATGTCGGTGGTCCTAACTCACCAATTACAGGGGTTAATTGGGGTATTTTTGAAGCTAATGCATTTCCTGACGAAATATATAGAGACACCGAAATTACTCAGAGCGGTATTGCTGGTCTTGAATTACTCACAGATTTCACCCTTAGAAATGATGGTGTTTATACTGGTCAGCTTACAGTTAATGAATATTCTGCCGTTCCTATTCCGGCAGCAGCATGGCTATTTGGCTCTGCACTTGTAGGTTTGGCAGGCATTAAACGCAGAAAGTAA
- a CDS encoding transposase: MSNHVHLELRVNEAEAQQWTDQQVVKQWHQLYQGNLLTQRFARGQAITSYEQGTLDSIITDYRRRLADISWFMRALNEPIARQASQEDGCTGRFWEGRFKSQALLDEGGLLACMAYVDLNPVRAKMTKTPEASAHTSIRLRIAVTHKGQQPKELLPFIGNERQQMPKRVCFNLKDYVSLVDQTGRVLRKNKRGCISNNAEDILTRLITCVREI, translated from the coding sequence ATGAGCAACCACGTCCACCTGGAGCTACGCGTTAATGAGGCTGAAGCTCAGCAATGGACTGACCAACAAGTGGTTAAGCAGTGGCACCAACTATACCAAGGTAATTTGCTGACACAGCGCTTTGCCAGAGGCCAAGCTATTACATCTTACGAGCAGGGTACGCTGGACAGCATCATCACGGACTACCGTCGTCGCTTAGCCGACATCAGTTGGTTTATGCGCGCGTTAAACGAACCGATCGCACGACAAGCCAGTCAGGAAGACGGCTGCACCGGCCGCTTCTGGGAAGGACGCTTCAAGTCACAAGCACTACTCGACGAAGGGGGTCTACTCGCCTGCATGGCCTACGTAGATTTAAACCCCGTTAGAGCCAAGATGACGAAGACACCTGAGGCATCAGCTCACACCAGCATTAGACTGCGCATAGCCGTCACACATAAAGGCCAACAACCCAAAGAGTTACTCCCCTTCATTGGCAACGAGCGTCAACAGATGCCCAAGAGGGTGTGCTTCAACCTAAAAGACTATGTGTCGCTCGTCGATCAAACCGGGCGAGTGCTACGCAAAAATAAACGCGGCTGCATCAGCAACAACGCTGAGGACATCCTAACGCGGCTTATTACCTGTGTACGTGAGATTTAG
- a CDS encoding RICIN domain-containing protein: MMKSVKIEGSHNLQVLRGLTNNRSILSCTGNGDNVDLWNLDDGSGRQEWNVKLVEGRTDHYNIIVENGVSSDKKYLSTTSDGSNVDLWDKDDGSGRQRWMFFPVTNSPTCNTYNIQVSSGVTGGRVYLSCTSDGSNVDLWSEDDGSGRQRWQVQGIWPQK; encoded by the coding sequence ATGATGAAAAGCGTAAAGATTGAAGGTTCTCATAATTTACAGGTACTAAGAGGGTTAACTAACAACCGCTCCATATTAAGCTGCACTGGTAATGGTGACAATGTCGACTTATGGAATTTGGACGACGGTAGCGGCCGACAAGAATGGAATGTCAAATTGGTCGAAGGCAGAACCGACCATTATAACATTATTGTGGAAAATGGTGTGAGCAGTGATAAAAAGTATCTCAGCACTACAAGCGATGGTAGTAATGTTGACTTATGGGATAAAGACGATGGAAGTGGCCGCCAGCGTTGGATGTTTTTTCCCGTTACAAATTCACCCACTTGCAACACCTATAACATCCAGGTTTCATCCGGAGTGACTGGTGGTAGGGTGTATCTTAGCTGTACTAGCGATGGTAGTAATGTTGATTTGTGGAGTGAGGATGATGGAAGTGGTCGCCAAAGATGGCAAGTTCAAGGGATTTGGCCTCAGAAATAG